One genomic region from Carettochelys insculpta isolate YL-2023 chromosome 4, ASM3395843v1, whole genome shotgun sequence encodes:
- the LOC142012191 gene encoding interleukin-8-like → MSSKCVVVVLALVVLCAAASEGMSLARMGSELRCQCISTYAKFIPPRSIQDVKLTQSGPHCQNVEIIATLKDGRELCLEPTAPWVKIIIQAILNKAQDNDK, encoded by the exons ATGAGCAGCAAGTGCGTTGTCGTCGTCTTGGCGCTCGTCGTCCTCTGCGCAGCCGCGTCGGAAG GGATGAGCCTAGCACGGATGGGCAGCGAACTCCGGTGCCAGTGCATCAGCACGTATGCAAAGTTCATCCCCCCCAGGAGCATTCAGGATGTGAAGCTGACGCAGAGTGGCCCTCACTGCCAGAACGTCGAAATCAT tGCAACTCTGAAGGACGGCAGAGAACTGTGTTTGGAACCCACTGCTCCATGGGTGAAGATTATCATTCAGGCAATTTTGAACAA AGCTCAAGACAATGATAAATAG